A region of Geobacillus sp. 46C-IIa DNA encodes the following proteins:
- the ptsP gene encoding phosphoenolpyruvate--protein phosphotransferase, which translates to MEKTIHGIAASSGIAIAKAYRLEAPHLAAEKRSVTDAEAEVARLEAAVAKAKEELEAIKQHALEKLGEDKAAIFAAHLLVLDDPELLNPIKEKIQTEQVNAEYALDETASFFISMFEGMDNEYMKERAADIRDVTKRVLAHLLGVTISNPSLISEEVVIIAEDLTPSDTAQLNRQYVKGFATDIGGRTSHSAIMARSLEIPAVVGTKAVTAEVKNGDIVVIDGLDGQVVVNPSPERLAHYEEKRARYEAQKAEWAKLVHEPTVTADGVHVELAANIGTPDDVKGALANGAEGIGLYRTEFLYMGRSELPTEEEQFAAYKTVLEQMNGKPVVVRTLDIGGDKELPYLNLPKEMNPFLGFRAIRLCLEMQDMFRTQLRALLRASVHGNLKIMFPMIATLEEFRQAKAILLEEKEALLRQGVPVADDIEVGMMVEIPAAAVMADQFAKEVDFFSIGTNDLIQYTMAADRMNERVSYLYQPYNPAILRLISHVIDAAHREGKWVGMCGEMAGDPIAIPILLAFGLDEFSMSATSILPARAQLKQLAKEEAARIKETVLSLGTAEEVVAFIKQTFHIA; encoded by the coding sequence ATGGAAAAAACCATTCATGGGATTGCTGCATCAAGCGGTATTGCCATTGCCAAGGCATACCGCTTAGAAGCCCCTCATTTGGCGGCTGAAAAACGATCGGTCACCGATGCTGAGGCGGAAGTGGCGCGGCTCGAGGCGGCGGTCGCCAAGGCGAAAGAAGAGCTCGAGGCGATTAAACAGCACGCTTTAGAGAAGCTCGGCGAAGACAAAGCCGCCATTTTTGCTGCCCATTTGCTTGTGCTTGATGATCCGGAGCTGCTGAACCCGATTAAAGAAAAAATTCAAACAGAGCAAGTAAATGCCGAGTATGCGCTTGACGAAACCGCATCGTTTTTCATTTCCATGTTCGAAGGAATGGACAATGAATACATGAAGGAGCGGGCTGCCGACATCCGCGATGTAACGAAGCGCGTCCTTGCCCACTTGCTTGGCGTCACGATTTCAAACCCGAGTTTGATTTCGGAAGAAGTCGTCATTATCGCCGAAGATTTGACACCGTCCGATACGGCGCAGCTGAACCGGCAATATGTCAAAGGGTTTGCGACTGACATCGGCGGACGGACATCGCATTCGGCCATTATGGCCCGGTCGCTCGAAATCCCGGCTGTCGTCGGCACGAAGGCGGTGACGGCGGAGGTGAAAAACGGCGACATCGTCGTCATCGATGGGCTGGATGGACAAGTTGTTGTCAACCCGTCGCCGGAGCGGCTCGCCCATTATGAAGAAAAACGAGCCCGCTATGAAGCGCAAAAAGCAGAATGGGCGAAACTCGTCCATGAGCCGACGGTGACGGCCGACGGCGTACACGTCGAGCTGGCGGCCAACATCGGCACGCCGGACGATGTAAAAGGGGCGCTCGCGAACGGAGCGGAAGGCATCGGCTTGTATCGGACGGAGTTTTTATACATGGGCCGCTCAGAGCTGCCGACGGAGGAAGAGCAGTTTGCCGCCTACAAAACGGTGCTTGAACAAATGAATGGCAAGCCGGTCGTCGTCCGCACGCTTGACATTGGCGGCGATAAAGAGCTCCCGTATTTAAACTTGCCGAAAGAAATGAACCCGTTTTTAGGATTCCGGGCGATTCGCCTTTGCCTAGAAATGCAGGACATGTTCCGCACCCAGCTGCGCGCTTTGCTGCGGGCGAGCGTACACGGCAATTTGAAAATTATGTTTCCGATGATTGCGACGCTTGAGGAATTCCGCCAAGCGAAAGCGATTTTGCTCGAAGAAAAAGAGGCGCTCCTCCGCCAAGGTGTGCCGGTCGCCGATGACATTGAAGTCGGCATGATGGTGGAGATTCCGGCCGCGGCGGTGATGGCCGATCAGTTCGCGAAAGAAGTCGACTTTTTCAGCATCGGCACGAACGACTTAATCCAATATACGATGGCCGCCGACCGGATGAATGAGCGCGTTTCGTATTTATATCAACCGTACAATCCGGCGATTTTGCGGCTCATCAGCCACGTCATCGACGCCGCCCACCGCGAAGGGAAGTGGGTTGGCATGTGCGGGGAAATGGCCGGCGACCCGATTGCGATTCCGATTTTGCTTGCTTTCGGGCTTGATGAGTTCAGCATGAGCGCCACTTCGATTTTGCCGGCGCGCGCCCAGTTGAAACAGCTGGCGAAAGAAGAGGCGGCCCGCATCAAAGAGACGGTGCTGTCGCTCGGCACGGCTGAGGAAGTTGTGGCGTTTATCAAACAAACGTTCCATATCGCCTAA
- a CDS encoding alpha/beta fold hydrolase: MPYVSINERVRLYYEEKGEGPPLLFIHPPGLGHVIFRQQEPLARHFRLILYDMRGNGRSSPSDVPITVPLLADDVSILLRFLGVERAIVCGYSNGGSIALDFALRYPQHVEQLVLIGGFPEVCTPLLYGEFCLGISAVKLGAFSLLSSALAIGHGTNRRERKLFKQYVQLADKRDLDTTYRAGLVYCCTGQLSSLRLPLLLIYGARDRYIHPYIAMFRRYVPHADIVFIDWARHQIPTKHSSELNSILRVYGRRKSVERKEGKRMSKKGRQNKVSQEVANPTVSKAEAEMAKDSIDTAKQAKKNRS, encoded by the coding sequence ATGCCATACGTTTCCATTAATGAACGCGTCCGCCTTTATTATGAAGAAAAAGGGGAAGGACCGCCGCTTTTATTCATCCACCCCCCAGGGCTGGGACATGTCATTTTTCGCCAGCAAGAGCCGCTTGCCCGCCATTTTCGCCTGATTTTGTACGATATGCGCGGAAATGGGAGAAGCAGCCCGTCAGACGTGCCAATCACCGTACCGCTGCTTGCGGACGACGTTTCCATATTGCTCCGTTTCCTCGGCGTCGAGCGCGCCATCGTTTGCGGCTATTCCAACGGCGGATCGATCGCGCTCGATTTCGCGCTTCGCTATCCGCAGCACGTTGAACAGCTCGTTTTGATCGGTGGATTTCCGGAAGTGTGCACGCCACTTTTGTACGGCGAGTTTTGTCTTGGCATTTCGGCTGTCAAACTAGGGGCCTTCTCTTTGCTCTCCTCGGCGCTCGCCATCGGACATGGAACGAACCGACGCGAACGGAAGCTGTTCAAACAGTATGTCCAACTCGCTGACAAACGGGATTTAGACACCACGTACCGAGCTGGTCTTGTCTACTGCTGCACAGGGCAGCTGTCTTCCCTGCGCTTGCCCTTGCTGCTCATTTACGGCGCACGCGACCGCTACATTCATCCTTATATCGCTATGTTCCGCCGTTATGTACCGCACGCCGACATCGTGTTTATCGATTGGGCCCGTCATCAAATCCCGACCAAACATAGCAGTGAATTAAACAGCATCCTGCGGGTGTACGGTCGGCGAAAATCAGTTGAACGAAAGGAAGGAAAACGTATGTCCAAAAAAGGAAGGCAAAATAAAGTCAGCCAGGAAGTAGCCAATCCGACCGTCTCAAAGGCGGAAGCAGAAATGGCAAAAGACAGCATCGATACAGCAAAACAAGCGAAGAAAAACCGCTCATAA
- a CDS encoding YbxH family protein, translating into MGAIEHEGYRFEIEYSVLLQKGALHVYRDGELIEEIVFPFHGQKPDEQQIEALVSEYVEQHAHSR; encoded by the coding sequence ATGGGTGCCATTGAACATGAAGGCTATCGATTCGAAATCGAATACAGCGTCCTGTTGCAAAAAGGAGCACTGCACGTCTACCGTGACGGTGAATTGATCGAGGAAATTGTCTTTCCGTTTCACGGCCAAAAGCCAGACGAGCAGCAGATCGAAGCGTTGGTCAGCGAATACGTTGAACAACACGCCCACAGCCGCTAA
- the ptsG gene encoding glucose-specific PTS transporter subunit IIBC: MKRAFGTLQRVGKALMLPVAILPAAGILLAFGNALKNPALTDKIPALKADWIVLIANVMEQAGGIVFANLSLLFAVGVAIGLAGGEGVAGLAAIIGYLIMNVTMGVVLGVTADMVGTDPSFANILGIPTLQTGVFGGIIVGILAAYMYNKYFNIELPQYLGFFAGKRFVPIVTAASAVVLGIVMTFVWPPIQHGLNAFSHNMIDANRTVAAFIFGVIERALIPFGLHHIFYSPFWYEFGEYVNKAGQIVRGDQKIFFEQLKDGVELTAGTFMTGKFPFMMFGLPAAALAIYHEARPENKKVVAGIMGSAALTSFLTGITEPIEFSFLFVAPALFAVHCVFAGLSFMIMHVLNVKIGMTFSGGVIDFLLFGVLPNRTAWWLVIPVGLAFAVIYYFGFRFAIRKWNLATPGREKMGDEAPKAEAAAGDLPYEVLAALGGKENIEHLDACITRLRVSVRDIGQVDKDRLKELGAAGVLEVGNNVQAIFGPKSDILKGQIHDIMQGKAPAKTKEEPKEAAPAAARAEAIASPLAGEIVSLSDVPDQVFSQKMMGDGFAVMPTDGTVVSPVDGKIINVFPTKHAIGIESVGGYEVLIHFGIDTVKLNGEGFEALVKEGDEVKKGQPILRVDLDYVKNNAPSIVTPIIFTNLQAGEVVRVKKQGAVAQGEDGVVEIG, from the coding sequence ATGAAACGAGCGTTTGGCACGCTGCAAAGGGTCGGGAAAGCGCTCATGCTCCCGGTGGCGATTTTGCCGGCGGCAGGGATTTTGCTGGCGTTCGGCAACGCATTGAAAAACCCGGCGCTCACTGACAAAATTCCGGCGTTAAAAGCCGACTGGATCGTGTTGATCGCAAACGTCATGGAACAGGCGGGCGGCATCGTTTTTGCTAATTTGTCGCTTTTGTTTGCCGTCGGTGTGGCGATCGGTCTTGCCGGCGGTGAAGGGGTCGCAGGCTTGGCGGCAATCATCGGCTACTTAATTATGAACGTCACGATGGGCGTCGTTTTAGGCGTAACCGCCGATATGGTCGGCACCGACCCGTCATTTGCCAACATTCTCGGCATTCCGACGCTGCAAACGGGCGTGTTCGGCGGGATTATCGTCGGGATTTTGGCCGCGTATATGTACAACAAATATTTTAATATTGAACTGCCGCAATATCTCGGCTTTTTCGCCGGCAAGCGGTTCGTGCCGATCGTGACAGCGGCTTCTGCCGTTGTGCTTGGCATTGTTATGACGTTTGTCTGGCCGCCGATCCAGCACGGGTTAAATGCGTTTTCGCACAACATGATTGATGCGAACAGAACGGTTGCAGCGTTCATTTTCGGTGTGATCGAACGGGCATTGATCCCTTTTGGCCTCCACCATATTTTTTATTCACCGTTTTGGTATGAGTTTGGCGAATATGTCAATAAGGCCGGCCAAATTGTGCGCGGCGACCAAAAAATCTTTTTCGAACAGCTGAAAGATGGCGTGGAGCTGACAGCCGGCACGTTTATGACCGGGAAGTTCCCGTTTATGATGTTCGGTCTTCCGGCAGCAGCGCTCGCGATTTATCATGAAGCGCGTCCGGAAAACAAAAAAGTTGTCGCCGGCATCATGGGCTCAGCGGCGCTGACGTCGTTTTTAACCGGGATTACGGAACCGATCGAGTTTTCGTTTTTGTTCGTCGCTCCGGCTTTGTTTGCTGTTCATTGCGTCTTTGCCGGGTTATCGTTTATGATCATGCACGTATTAAACGTCAAAATCGGGATGACGTTCTCCGGTGGGGTCATTGACTTCCTGCTGTTCGGCGTCCTGCCGAACCGGACGGCGTGGTGGCTTGTCATTCCGGTCGGATTGGCGTTTGCTGTCATTTATTACTTCGGGTTCCGCTTTGCGATTCGCAAATGGAACTTGGCGACGCCAGGCCGTGAAAAAATGGGCGACGAAGCGCCAAAAGCTGAAGCGGCCGCCGGCGATTTGCCGTATGAAGTGCTTGCCGCTCTTGGCGGAAAGGAAAATATCGAACATTTGGATGCGTGCATTACGCGCTTGCGCGTGTCGGTCCGTGACATCGGCCAGGTCGATAAAGACCGGCTGAAAGAGCTCGGCGCTGCCGGTGTGCTCGAAGTCGGCAACAACGTGCAAGCGATCTTCGGTCCGAAGTCGGACATCTTAAAAGGGCAAATTCATGATATTATGCAAGGAAAAGCACCGGCAAAAACGAAAGAAGAGCCGAAGGAAGCGGCGCCGGCTGCAGCCCGGGCGGAAGCAATCGCTTCGCCGCTCGCTGGGGAAATCGTGTCGCTGTCCGACGTGCCGGATCAAGTATTTTCACAAAAAATGATGGGCGACGGCTTCGCGGTCATGCCAACAGATGGCACGGTCGTCTCCCCGGTCGATGGGAAAATCATCAATGTATTCCCGACAAAGCATGCTATTGGCATCGAGTCGGTCGGGGGGTATGAGGTGTTAATCCACTTCGGCATTGATACAGTGAAACTGAACGGCGAAGGATTTGAAGCGCTCGTCAAGGAAGGCGACGAAGTGAAAAAAGGGCAGCCGATTTTGCGCGTCGATCTCGACTATGTGAAAAATAACGCACCGTCCATTGTTACACCGATCATTTTCACGAACTTGCAAGCCGGTGAAGTGGTGCGCGTCAAAAAGCAAGGTGCGGTTGCTCAAGGCGAAGACGGCGTCGTTGAAATCGGCTGA
- a CDS encoding methyl-accepting chemotaxis protein: MFRTLRSKLIVLMALLLIVSLAATQLVGVVQMRQLVDADVKQRAQAALDGLLGDIRDSFQSEENSLMQFSESPSAMQMIQDEKAWPQLEKQFRTFLRVHENVQFIYIGTERKKMHITPTTELPDGYDPTSRPWYKEAIERPDEVVWTEPYVDAITGKHVVTLAKAVSENGRVAAVIGIDMTLDAVTRIVNASDVGYHGYPVLFDAKGTAVVHPQYKGKNMAKNAAVRYMLEHEKGMRQYEQDGEQRVMYFTTVPELGWKIGAVYKEADLSAMSRSLGMNMLVITVIALIVALIAIYFLARSITKPIIVLQEQVEKAAAGDLTVQARVAAKDEIGRLARHFNDMIGHMRALIGEVNRSVNELAASADHLSAVSEETMATSEQVAKAIGEIAKGTTDQAGSLDTINEQTSALSQQIEAVTSATAGMESLSNDTKTASYDGLEHLNVLQQKSEEAKHELSAVENVISDLVKKMDEIDGVIQTITAISGQTNLLALNASIEAARAGEHGKGFAVVADEVRKLAEQSAKATEMIRATIAAIQQQAGLAIEAVGRSKQAYNEQREAVHTTGDSFMKITGMMEQLTAALAAVMEEAKRMNGSKDDVIGAMQNIAAIAQQSAAAAEEVAASADDQLQALATVTESAETLSEMSRQLKQLVEKFKLS, translated from the coding sequence GTGTTCCGGACATTGCGCAGCAAGTTGATTGTCTTGATGGCCTTATTATTGATTGTATCGTTGGCGGCAACGCAGCTCGTCGGTGTTGTGCAAATGCGGCAGCTCGTTGACGCCGATGTCAAACAGCGGGCGCAGGCGGCGCTCGACGGGCTGCTTGGCGATATTCGCGACAGCTTTCAAAGCGAGGAGAACAGCCTAATGCAGTTCAGCGAATCACCGTCGGCGATGCAAATGATTCAAGACGAAAAAGCATGGCCGCAACTTGAAAAGCAGTTCCGCACGTTTTTGCGCGTTCATGAAAATGTGCAGTTCATCTATATTGGCACGGAGCGGAAGAAGATGCACATTACGCCGACGACGGAGCTTCCGGACGGATACGATCCAACAAGCCGCCCGTGGTATAAAGAAGCGATAGAACGCCCGGACGAAGTCGTGTGGACAGAACCGTATGTCGATGCGATTACAGGCAAACATGTTGTGACATTGGCCAAGGCAGTGAGTGAAAATGGCCGCGTCGCTGCCGTCATCGGCATTGACATGACGCTTGATGCAGTGACGAGAATTGTCAATGCGAGCGACGTTGGCTATCACGGCTATCCGGTGTTGTTTGATGCAAAAGGAACGGCGGTCGTCCACCCGCAATATAAAGGAAAAAACATGGCAAAAAACGCGGCGGTTCGCTATATGCTCGAACATGAAAAAGGAATGCGGCAATACGAGCAAGACGGTGAACAGCGGGTCATGTATTTTACGACGGTTCCGGAACTTGGCTGGAAAATAGGCGCTGTCTATAAGGAAGCAGACTTATCGGCGATGAGCCGCTCGCTTGGGATGAACATGCTCGTCATTACGGTGATCGCGCTGATTGTAGCGCTTATTGCCATTTACTTTTTAGCGCGCTCGATTACGAAACCGATTATTGTTCTGCAAGAGCAAGTCGAAAAGGCGGCGGCCGGCGATTTGACGGTGCAGGCGCGTGTAGCGGCAAAAGATGAGATCGGACGCCTCGCCCGCCATTTCAACGACATGATCGGGCATATGCGCGCGCTGATCGGTGAAGTGAATCGATCGGTGAACGAGTTGGCGGCTTCAGCCGACCATTTAAGTGCCGTCTCGGAAGAAACGATGGCAACAAGCGAACAAGTGGCGAAAGCGATCGGTGAAATTGCGAAAGGGACGACCGATCAAGCCGGAAGTCTTGATACGATCAATGAGCAGACGTCGGCATTGTCACAGCAAATTGAAGCGGTCACAAGTGCGACAGCCGGCATGGAATCGCTGTCGAACGACACGAAAACGGCCAGCTACGACGGCCTGGAGCATTTAAATGTTTTGCAGCAAAAATCGGAGGAAGCGAAACACGAGCTGTCCGCAGTAGAAAACGTCATTAGCGATCTGGTCAAAAAAATGGATGAAATTGATGGAGTCATTCAAACGATTACCGCCATTTCCGGACAGACGAACTTGCTTGCGTTAAACGCGAGCATTGAGGCAGCGCGCGCCGGCGAGCATGGCAAAGGGTTTGCCGTTGTCGCCGACGAGGTGCGCAAGCTGGCGGAACAGTCAGCAAAAGCGACCGAAATGATCCGTGCGACCATTGCGGCTATTCAGCAGCAAGCCGGATTGGCGATCGAGGCCGTCGGCCGCTCCAAACAAGCGTACAACGAGCAGCGGGAAGCGGTGCATACGACCGGCGATTCGTTCATGAAAATCACCGGCATGATGGAACAATTAACAGCTGCGCTCGCCGCTGTGATGGAAGAAGCGAAGCGGATGAACGGAAGCAAAGACGATGTGATTGGCGCGATGCAAAACATTGCCGCCATTGCCCAGCAATCGGCGGCAGCGGCAGAAGAAGTGGCCGCTTCGGCCGATGACCAGCTGCAGGCGCTTGCGACAGTGACCGAATCAGCGGAAACGTTAAGCGAGATGAGCCGACAATTGAAGCAGCTTGTGGAAAAATTCAAGCTCTCGTAA
- a CDS encoding phosphocarrier protein HPr: MEKTFKVTSDSGIHARPATILVQTASKFNSEIQLEYNGKTVNLKSIMGVMSLGIPKGATIKITAEGADAAEAMAALTDTLAKEGLAE; the protein is encoded by the coding sequence ATGGAAAAAACGTTTAAAGTGACTTCAGACTCTGGCATCCATGCCCGTCCAGCGACAATTTTAGTGCAAACCGCGAGCAAATTTAACAGCGAAATCCAGCTCGAATACAACGGGAAAACCGTCAACTTGAAATCGATCATGGGCGTCATGTCGTTAGGCATTCCGAAAGGGGCAACGATTAAAATTACGGCAGAAGGGGCCGATGCAGCAGAGGCGATGGCAGCGTTAACGGACACGTTGGCGAAAGAAGGCCTTGCTGAGTAA
- the yyaC gene encoding spore protease YyaC, with amino-acid sequence MRPIPYSDPLAPLLIRNELFSLLPAHTRHLTVVCIGSNRINGDSLGPFVGTLLENVYPDHLTVIGTLQEPVDATNLRFVHERLNERGSYVLAIDSIVGPRPFVHTIAIRPGALAPGTALGKSLPRIGDVSIMGVMMEETADMSTLPYTNLHIVYQMAKVIALGLSLTVRQRYGYESSAPLLA; translated from the coding sequence ATGAGACCGATTCCCTACAGCGATCCGCTCGCTCCTTTACTCATTCGCAATGAACTGTTTTCCTTGCTGCCGGCGCACACCCGCCATCTGACCGTTGTTTGTATCGGCAGCAACCGCATTAACGGCGATAGCTTAGGTCCGTTTGTCGGCACGCTGCTTGAGAATGTTTATCCGGATCATCTAACCGTCATCGGCACGCTGCAAGAGCCCGTCGATGCCACCAATCTCCGCTTCGTGCATGAGCGGCTGAACGAACGCGGCTCCTACGTGCTGGCGATCGACAGCATCGTCGGTCCGCGCCCGTTTGTCCATACGATCGCCATTCGCCCCGGCGCGCTCGCTCCCGGCACGGCGCTTGGCAAATCGCTTCCCCGTATCGGCGATGTAAGCATTATGGGCGTGATGATGGAAGAAACAGCTGATATGAGCACGCTGCCGTATACGAATTTGCACATTGTTTATCAAATGGCGAAAGTCATCGCCTTAGGCCTCTCGTTAACGGTCCGGCAACGGTATGGCTATGAATCGTCCGCACCGCTTTTGGCGTAA
- the glcT gene encoding glucose PTS transporter transcription antiterminator GlcT: MEQPFRVEKALNNNVLIASHPAYGEVVLLGKGIGFGKKKGDEIAGSAVEKCFVLKNEREQEQYKKLLPELSEEFIALMNEVIQHIKQRVGVPLNEHIHVALTDHIAFTLKRLEQGLDVKNPFLAETKSLYPLEYEIAVEVAELIGDRLGVALPEGEAGFIALHIHSAISKQSLSEANQYSQLIAKLVEMVERQLGVDIDRESIHYLRFVRHLRYAIDRMKRGEKVEEPKNLSKILKDTYPLCYNLAWKLVKVMQQTLHLPADDAEAVYLTLHLQRLAEKKSGTTG, translated from the coding sequence ATGGAACAGCCGTTTCGTGTGGAAAAAGCGCTCAATAACAATGTGCTAATCGCTTCCCACCCAGCGTATGGCGAGGTCGTCTTGCTTGGCAAAGGGATCGGCTTCGGCAAAAAAAAGGGGGATGAGATCGCTGGGAGCGCTGTAGAAAAGTGCTTTGTTCTCAAAAATGAGCGCGAACAAGAGCAATACAAAAAACTGCTCCCTGAACTGAGCGAAGAGTTTATCGCCCTCATGAACGAGGTGATTCAACATATTAAGCAGCGCGTCGGCGTACCGTTAAACGAACACATTCACGTCGCGCTGACCGATCATATCGCGTTTACGCTAAAGCGGCTCGAGCAAGGGTTGGACGTCAAAAACCCGTTTTTGGCCGAGACGAAAAGTTTGTATCCGCTTGAGTACGAAATCGCTGTTGAAGTGGCCGAGCTGATCGGCGATCGGCTTGGGGTCGCACTGCCGGAAGGGGAAGCTGGCTTCATCGCTCTTCATATTCATAGCGCGATTTCGAAACAAAGCTTGTCGGAAGCGAATCAATATTCTCAGCTCATTGCTAAGCTCGTCGAGATGGTCGAACGACAGCTGGGCGTCGACATCGACCGTGAGAGCATCCACTATTTGCGTTTCGTCCGTCATTTGCGCTATGCGATCGATCGGATGAAAAGAGGTGAAAAAGTCGAAGAACCAAAAAATTTGTCGAAAATCTTGAAAGACACTTACCCGCTATGCTATAATCTAGCATGGAAGTTAGTTAAAGTCATGCAGCAAACGCTTCATCTGCCGGCTGATGACGCCGAGGCGGTCTATTTGACGCTGCATTTGCAGCGGCTGGCAGAAAAAAAGAGCGGCACAACGGGATAA
- a CDS encoding nitroreductase family protein, producing MPVVTTSLTKDLFAVIEERKAVRQYDANATISKDELRAILTAATKAPSAWNLQPWHFLVIHGKETQRRLQPIAYGQQQIVDASAVVVVLGDLEANRNTDAVYDPLVREGAMTEEVKRQLAEQIETAYANKQYARDAAFQNTAFAAMQLMLAATAKGWATCPIGGFNPERLKEEFHIPNRYVPTLLITIGKAAAPAHHSIRLPIEAVSTWVEQ from the coding sequence ATGCCAGTTGTGACAACGTCGCTCACCAAAGACTTGTTTGCCGTCATTGAGGAACGAAAGGCCGTACGCCAATATGACGCCAATGCGACGATCAGCAAAGATGAGCTGCGTGCCATTCTCACGGCTGCTACGAAAGCGCCGTCTGCTTGGAATTTGCAGCCATGGCACTTTCTTGTCATCCACGGCAAGGAAACGCAACGGCGGCTTCAGCCGATCGCTTACGGCCAACAACAAATCGTCGATGCCTCCGCTGTCGTCGTTGTGCTTGGGGATTTGGAAGCGAACCGGAATACGGATGCCGTTTACGATCCGCTCGTTCGTGAAGGAGCGATGACAGAAGAGGTGAAACGGCAGCTTGCTGAACAAATTGAGACCGCCTATGCCAACAAGCAATACGCCCGTGATGCCGCGTTTCAAAACACCGCTTTCGCTGCGATGCAGCTCATGCTGGCGGCAACGGCGAAAGGCTGGGCGACGTGTCCGATCGGCGGCTTTAACCCTGAGCGGCTGAAAGAAGAGTTTCACATCCCGAACCGCTATGTGCCGACGCTGCTGATCACGATCGGAAAGGCGGCCGCTCCCGCCCATCATTCCATCCGGCTGCCTATTGAGGCCGTGTCGACATGGGTTGAGCAATAG
- a CDS encoding GNAT family N-acetyltransferase has translation MYKKRLYVFDGDTPRQAVIRNYTKSDFSALIRVQQESFPPPFPSELWWNEAQLENHVTLFPEGALCAEVDGRIVGSMTGLIVDFDPNHADHTWEEITDGGYIRNHRPDGNTLYVVDICVSPPYRKLGLGKWLMQSMYEVVVHLGLDRLLGGGRMPGYHRYANELSPEEYIRKVTAGELKDPVITFLLRCGRTPLAIVRNYLEDEESLNHAVLMEWRNPFKRPVN, from the coding sequence GTGTACAAAAAACGGCTATACGTCTTTGACGGCGACACGCCGCGACAGGCAGTCATCCGCAACTATACGAAAAGCGATTTTTCCGCACTCATCCGCGTGCAGCAGGAAAGCTTTCCGCCTCCGTTTCCGTCCGAACTGTGGTGGAACGAGGCGCAGCTTGAAAACCATGTCACCTTGTTTCCGGAAGGGGCGCTATGCGCCGAAGTCGATGGGCGCATTGTCGGATCCATGACCGGGCTCATCGTCGACTTTGACCCGAACCATGCCGACCATACATGGGAAGAAATAACCGACGGCGGTTATATTCGCAACCATCGCCCGGACGGCAATACGCTTTATGTCGTTGACATTTGCGTTTCCCCGCCGTACCGGAAGCTCGGCCTTGGCAAGTGGCTCATGCAATCGATGTATGAAGTCGTCGTTCATCTCGGGCTCGACCGGCTGCTCGGGGGCGGACGGATGCCTGGTTATCACCGCTATGCGAACGAACTGTCCCCGGAAGAGTACATTCGCAAAGTGACGGCCGGTGAGTTGAAAGATCCGGTTATTACGTTTTTGCTTCGCTGCGGGCGCACACCGCTTGCGATTGTCCGCAACTATTTAGAAGACGAAGAATCGCTCAACCATGCTGTGTTAATGGAGTGGCGCAATCCGTTTAAAAGGCCGGTGAATTAA